Proteins from one Candidatus Zixiibacteriota bacterium genomic window:
- a CDS encoding co-chaperone GroES — protein MQVTPLADRVVVKPFLEQEMKKGGIIIPDTAKEKSMEGEIIEVGTGRTSDEGKKMPLEVKKGDRVLYGKYSGTEVSIDGQELLIMRESDIFAVINKK, from the coding sequence ATGCAGGTCACACCACTCGCAGATCGCGTAGTCGTAAAGCCCTTTCTCGAACAAGAAATGAAGAAAGGCGGAATCATCATCCCGGATACCGCCAAGGAAAAATCTATGGAAGGCGAGATCATCGAGGTCGGCACCGGTCGTACCAGCGATGAAGGCAAGAAAATGCCGCTTGAAGTGAAAAAAGGGGATCGTGTGCTTTATGGAAAGTATTCCGGTACGGAAGTCTCAATCGACGGCCAGGAGCTGTTGATTATGCGCGAATCAGATATTTTCGCGGTCATTAATAAGAAGTAA
- a CDS encoding glycosyltransferase family 4 protein: MPALKPIRVLILTHNYPRFDGDFSGIFLSLLTKQILEHGITPIVLAPHDAGLPIMETIDGIKIYRFRYASNSQETLAYRGNMQNAMKSLAGIIKFRQFLNAFEIEARVVIESEKIDLIAGHWLIPAGIVMKRLAKSTPLPMILSSHGTDIRLSKKYPFLFTQYFRSLTHRLYRWTVVSRFLADELTKIDHALSKILTTLPLPHDEKLFYRDTSIKKDGNLIVSITRFTEQKRVNILLKAFAMVHRKNPTARLEIYGTGELQVQIETDIIRSELAGAVTIHPPVAQKLLRDIYSRSAVVVLNSFQEGFGLALSEAMLCGTAVIGTDSGGIPDIIEHNRTGLLVPVDDAAKLAEAMILLLENVPLRNRLVESGHETAMEKYASANLTAKYSEIIKGAVQFSQEQSGRRT; encoded by the coding sequence ATGCCAGCGCTCAAACCGATCCGCGTCCTTATACTTACCCACAACTATCCCCGATTTGACGGAGATTTTTCAGGGATTTTTCTTTCCTTGCTCACCAAACAGATTCTGGAACATGGAATAACCCCGATTGTCCTTGCTCCGCACGATGCCGGTTTGCCGATTATGGAGACGATTGATGGCATTAAAATCTATCGCTTTCGCTATGCTTCAAACAGCCAGGAGACGCTTGCCTACCGCGGCAATATGCAGAATGCGATGAAATCTCTCGCTGGGATAATAAAGTTTCGTCAGTTTTTGAATGCCTTCGAAATAGAGGCACGCGTTGTGATCGAATCAGAAAAAATCGATCTCATTGCGGGCCACTGGCTCATTCCTGCCGGCATCGTAATGAAACGGCTGGCTAAGTCAACGCCGCTCCCGATGATTCTCTCCTCGCATGGAACAGATATTCGGCTCTCAAAAAAATATCCATTCCTCTTTACCCAATATTTCCGATCGCTGACACACAGGTTGTACCGATGGACTGTCGTCTCTCGATTTCTGGCTGACGAATTGACCAAAATAGATCACGCCCTTTCAAAAATCCTGACCACATTGCCGCTTCCACATGATGAAAAACTCTTCTACCGCGATACTTCCATCAAAAAGGATGGCAATCTGATTGTCTCGATAACCCGTTTCACAGAGCAGAAACGTGTCAATATTCTGCTGAAAGCCTTTGCGATGGTGCATAGGAAAAATCCAACGGCGCGGCTTGAGATCTATGGCACCGGAGAGCTGCAAGTGCAGATTGAAACGGATATCATTCGTTCTGAACTCGCCGGCGCAGTCACCATTCATCCGCCAGTCGCCCAGAAGCTGTTGCGTGACATTTATTCCCGCTCCGCTGTTGTTGTGCTGAACTCGTTTCAGGAGGGGTTCGGGCTTGCCCTCTCAGAAGCGATGCTCTGCGGCACAGCCGTAATTGGCACTGACTCAGGCGGTATCCCGGATATCATAGAGCATAACCGTACCGGATTGCTTGTGCCTGTAGATGATGCCGCGAAACTTGCTGAAGCTATGATCTTGCTCCTCGAAAATGTCCCATTGAGGAATCGACTGGTCGAGTCCGGCCATGAGACTGCGATGGAGAAATATGCTTCGGCGAATCTGACTGCCAAATACTCGGAAATTATCAAAGGCGCGGTGCAATTTTCCCAAGAGCAATCAGGCAGGAGGACCTAA
- a CDS encoding squalene/phytoene synthase family protein, producing MNKSTSPKIDFLTEVDFGSILTNPILDIAARVWDEDRYDAFKICYRSMRRIDDLVDDRKISGSQISPQEASVISRMMFDWLHSIQRRENDDSYQREFLGTLQTFAIPLWPWERLCNAMLYDLTHNGFSSFAQFLRYTEGAAIAPAAVFVHLCGINQVGERYTGPQFDLRKAARPLAIFSYVVHIIRDFEKDQLRGLNYFSDELLRKHGLSIENLREVAESKIPTDAFRGLMRDYQRIGLYYQALARRTLDGLMPMLEPRYQLSLDLIYSLYLQVFEKLNPRDGQFNGDSLQPSSSEISAQIESTIRQFE from the coding sequence ATGAATAAATCCACCAGTCCCAAAATTGATTTTCTCACCGAAGTTGACTTCGGAAGTATTCTCACCAATCCAATTCTTGACATTGCAGCCCGGGTCTGGGACGAAGATCGCTACGACGCCTTCAAAATCTGTTACCGCTCGATGCGGCGCATCGATGACCTTGTCGATGATCGAAAAATTTCCGGCAGCCAGATCAGTCCGCAGGAGGCCTCGGTTATTAGCCGGATGATGTTCGACTGGCTCCATTCGATTCAGCGGCGTGAAAACGACGACAGTTATCAGCGTGAATTTCTTGGAACGCTTCAGACATTTGCCATCCCGCTGTGGCCATGGGAACGGCTCTGTAATGCCATGCTCTATGACCTCACCCATAATGGATTTAGCAGTTTTGCCCAGTTTTTACGCTATACCGAAGGGGCTGCCATCGCTCCGGCGGCGGTTTTTGTTCACCTGTGCGGGATCAATCAGGTCGGCGAACGCTACACCGGGCCGCAATTTGACCTTCGGAAAGCGGCCAGACCTTTGGCTATCTTTTCTTATGTCGTGCACATAATCCGTGACTTCGAAAAAGACCAGCTGAGGGGACTTAACTACTTTTCCGATGAATTGCTCCGCAAACATGGCTTGTCTATCGAAAACCTTCGCGAAGTTGCCGAAAGCAAGATCCCAACTGACGCCTTCCGCGGCCTGATGAGGGATTATCAGAGAATCGGTCTTTATTACCAAGCACTGGCTCGGCGGACACTGGATGGTCTCATGCCGATGCTTGAGCCACGCTACCAACTCAGTCTTGATCTTATCTATTCACTCTATCTGCAAGTCTTTGAGAAGCTTAATCCTCGTGACGGACAATTCAACGGCGATTCGCTCCAGCCAAGTTCCTCTGAAATAAGTGCACAGATTGAATCCACTATTCGTCAATTTGAATAG
- a CDS encoding DUF4139 domain-containing protein, which produces MKVDNMGQVRRDGASKIILGAMVMFALTVSISAADDMAVTVYNDNLGVISETRSLVFKKGINQLAFRDVPSQIDASSVRFDVIGNNRNIGILEQNYAYDLISPEQMYARYLDQPIELIDKEGKRYAGTLLAYSGTAVTLQLESGAVQIVLLANISEVNFPQLPDGLITRPTLFWRYSSDADATVDSRVSYQTSGLSWTAEYVGVLDKTDKNLDLSGWSSINNFSGKTYKDATLKLVAGEINRIRDQVIPYGQRMEVMSMKSDAAQGFQEKSFFEYHLYTLPRRATVADKEIKQISLFEPASTGVNKIYLYRPQMNATDVLVSVEFVNSKQSGVGIPLPAGRVRMFKADDDGSLILLGEDRLEHTPNNEKVRVAIGNAFDIKAEERQMNNRQITQKITEQDWEIEIRNRKTEAVTVVVEKALYGFWEVTKSSHDYKKKNATTLTFDVPVPADSVVTVTLTTRFTYQ; this is translated from the coding sequence ATGAAAGTGGATAATATGGGACAAGTCCGTCGTGACGGTGCGTCAAAAATCATTCTCGGAGCAATGGTCATGTTTGCGCTCACGGTTTCGATTTCTGCCGCCGATGACATGGCCGTCACTGTCTATAATGATAACTTAGGCGTCATAAGCGAAACGCGAAGTCTGGTATTCAAAAAAGGGATCAACCAACTTGCCTTTCGGGATGTACCCTCGCAGATCGATGCCTCTTCGGTTCGATTCGATGTCATCGGCAACAATCGCAACATAGGGATTCTTGAGCAAAACTACGCCTATGACCTCATATCTCCCGAGCAGATGTATGCCCGATACCTCGACCAGCCAATTGAGTTGATCGACAAAGAAGGAAAACGATATGCAGGCACGTTGCTGGCTTACAGCGGGACCGCGGTTACGCTACAACTCGAATCTGGCGCGGTACAGATCGTCCTGCTTGCCAATATCAGCGAAGTCAACTTCCCGCAGCTACCCGACGGACTTATTACCCGCCCGACACTCTTCTGGCGTTATTCTTCCGACGCCGATGCCACAGTCGACAGCCGGGTATCGTATCAAACGTCCGGTCTGTCTTGGACGGCGGAATATGTTGGAGTGCTCGATAAGACCGATAAGAATCTCGACCTTTCAGGCTGGTCATCAATAAATAACTTTTCAGGCAAAACATACAAGGATGCCACTTTGAAGCTTGTAGCTGGCGAGATTAACCGAATCCGGGATCAGGTCATACCATATGGTCAACGCATGGAAGTAATGTCCATGAAAAGCGATGCCGCCCAGGGCTTCCAAGAAAAATCATTCTTTGAGTATCATCTCTACACGCTCCCACGCCGCGCCACTGTCGCCGACAAAGAGATAAAACAAATTTCACTTTTTGAGCCGGCATCGACCGGAGTCAATAAAATATACCTCTACCGTCCACAAATGAATGCCACTGATGTCCTTGTGAGCGTTGAGTTCGTCAATAGCAAACAATCAGGAGTTGGTATACCGCTTCCGGCCGGACGTGTCCGAATGTTCAAAGCCGACGACGACGGCTCGCTAATCCTTCTCGGCGAAGACCGTCTCGAACATACCCCCAATAATGAAAAAGTCCGGGTAGCTATCGGGAACGCTTTTGATATCAAAGCCGAAGAACGCCAGATGAATAACCGCCAGATAACCCAAAAGATTACCGAACAGGATTGGGAGATCGAAATTCGCAACCGTAAAACCGAAGCAGTGACCGTTGTCGTGGAAAAGGCCCTGTACGGTTTCTGGGAGGTGACGAAATCATCCCATGACTACAAAAAGAAAAATGCCACAACCCTTACCTTCGACGTGCCCGTTCCGGCCGATTCAGTGGTGACGGTGACCCTGACAACCCGGTTCACCTATCAATAG
- a CDS encoding tetratricopeptide repeat protein yields the protein MKLRYKLALSLAMLMALAGPAVAQKARLTAKAYISTVKIEISYARGNLEKSSQRYAYAQVMLDSLLMHYGPHAEAYFWMSQITKDRIDQTGDLKAKAELTSRLVIYIDSLKMACANTSLKEDFRKDCNKFIDLSDSVRVNYWRLFYNAGVEQLNSAQDLRKNLANVTDSAIVVETNANIVALTDSCEKNMNLAMLIDSTDSRAALALASAYEQKQDYGEANRWLIRSLPHAEDPEAITMQIAYNYLNDDNYAEAIPYLREYVDKNPNDTGNASNLAISYNNVKEYDSAAVMMQRVLKISPNNVDALSGVGRYYITLARDAGDSAKIGTESKDDKKTAEWQAKRLQMFDTARVYLKQVFELKPERLADVEAYAATCALLGKFADAAVAFDQATKLEPTKSDNWASLGDCYFDLKDFPKATLAYEKVAELEPNNKAVFERLYDLYGELGKTAKQNEAGAKLKSL from the coding sequence ATGAAGCTCAGATATAAGCTCGCGCTGTCGCTTGCAATGCTCATGGCTCTCGCCGGCCCTGCTGTGGCGCAGAAAGCCCGTTTGACTGCCAAAGCCTATATCTCGACGGTTAAAATTGAGATAAGCTATGCACGAGGGAATCTTGAGAAGAGCAGCCAGCGTTACGCTTATGCCCAGGTTATGCTTGATTCGCTGCTGATGCATTACGGTCCTCATGCCGAGGCCTATTTCTGGATGAGTCAAATTACCAAAGATAGAATTGACCAGACCGGTGACCTCAAAGCAAAAGCCGAATTGACCAGCCGATTGGTCATCTATATTGACTCGCTCAAAATGGCTTGTGCCAATACCTCGCTCAAAGAAGACTTCAGAAAAGACTGCAATAAGTTTATTGATCTTTCCGACTCAGTGCGCGTCAATTATTGGCGTCTATTCTACAATGCCGGTGTTGAACAACTAAATTCAGCTCAAGACCTGCGAAAGAACCTTGCCAATGTGACTGATTCGGCAATTGTTGTTGAAACCAATGCAAATATCGTCGCGCTGACTGATTCATGCGAAAAAAATATGAATCTCGCAATGCTTATTGATTCGACCGACTCCCGGGCCGCGCTGGCTCTTGCCTCGGCCTATGAGCAGAAGCAGGATTATGGAGAAGCCAACCGCTGGCTCATACGAAGCTTGCCCCATGCCGAGGATCCGGAGGCTATTACAATGCAGATAGCATACAATTATCTCAATGACGATAACTATGCCGAGGCCATTCCCTACCTTCGCGAGTATGTCGATAAGAATCCGAATGATACGGGGAATGCCTCAAACCTCGCAATCTCATATAATAATGTGAAAGAGTATGACTCTGCCGCAGTTATGATGCAACGCGTCCTAAAAATATCCCCGAACAATGTCGATGCACTCTCAGGTGTCGGGCGCTACTATATTACTTTGGCACGTGATGCAGGCGACTCAGCGAAAATTGGAACCGAATCAAAAGATGACAAGAAGACCGCCGAATGGCAGGCGAAACGGTTGCAGATGTTCGATACGGCCCGGGTTTATCTCAAACAGGTATTTGAACTCAAACCCGAAAGATTGGCCGATGTTGAAGCCTATGCCGCCACCTGCGCTTTGCTTGGGAAATTCGCCGATGCCGCAGTAGCCTTTGACCAGGCGACCAAACTCGAACCTACAAAATCAGACAACTGGGCCTCGCTTGGGGATTGTTACTTTGACCTCAAAGATTTCCCCAAAGCAACTCTGGCCTATGAAAAGGTCGCTGAGCTCGAACCAAATAACAAAGCCGTCTTTGAGCGGCTCTATGATCTCTATGGCGAGCTTGGAAAAACAGCCAAGCAAAACGAGGCGGGCGCGAAGCTCAAATCACTTTAA